Proteins from a single region of Campylobacter sp. RM16704:
- the plsY gene encoding glycerol-3-phosphate 1-O-acyltransferase PlsY, with protein MENLIIYLLAYLIGAIPFGFLLAQLFAKTNIKNSGSKSIGATNVLRVVKENNPKLAKELAIATIVLDALKGILPILTAKFLGYDENILWTMAVLAVFGHCFSPYLKFEGGKGIATGAGVLAIFLPLEILCSFLAWLIIGKIFKISSLASLGALVVLILTSFIFHYDMPIINTHAPIFIIAFIVVYKHIPNILRLIGKQECKVI; from the coding sequence ATGGAAAACTTAATAATTTATCTTTTAGCTTATCTTATAGGTGCTATACCTTTTGGTTTTTTATTAGCACAACTTTTCGCTAAAACCAATATTAAAAACTCAGGTAGTAAAAGTATTGGAGCAACTAATGTTTTAAGAGTAGTAAAGGAAAACAATCCAAAACTTGCGAAAGAACTTGCTATTGCAACTATCGTTTTAGATGCTTTAAAAGGAATTTTACCTATATTAACAGCAAAATTTTTAGGATATGATGAAAATATTTTATGGACTATGGCCGTTTTAGCTGTATTTGGGCACTGCTTTTCACCTTATTTAAAATTTGAAGGTGGCAAAGGTATTGCAACAGGTGCTGGAGTTTTAGCTATATTTTTACCTTTAGAAATTTTATGTTCTTTTTTAGCTTGGCTTATTATAGGAAAAATCTTCAAGATTTCAAGCTTAGCTTCTCTTGGAGCTTTAGTAGTTTTAATCCTCACCTCTTTTATTTTTCACTATGATATGCCTATTATTAATACACATGCACCCATTTTCATTATTGCCTTTATAGTAGTATACAAGCACATACCAAATATTCTAAGGCTTATTGGAAAACAAGAATGCAAAGTCATATAA
- a CDS encoding cytochrome c551 peroxidase: MKKISLLVASLLVASTALANDKALLDEAKAAGLAPLPKDQAGVEKLLKEMGVKASKFSKEKVNLGKKLYFEPRLSKSGLISCNTCHNLGMGGADGIAAAVGHKWTANPHHLNSPTVYNSVLNSTQFWDGRAGTLADQAKGPIEAEPEMATPAKLAVEKISSMPEYVKEFKKIYGSNGVTFDNIADAIATFERTLLTPSKFDKFLEGDTKALSKKEKDGLKTFIDKGCTACHTGVNLGGSMQAFQVAAKYKFANIGDFKGDANGLVKTPTLRNIAETAPYFHNGAIWSLQEAIKEMGSVQLGIEISDKEAASIEIFLNALTGKKPNISYPQLPKATEKTPKPEL; this comes from the coding sequence ATGAAAAAAATTTCATTATTAGTTGCATCATTATTAGTTGCATCAACTGCTTTGGCTAATGATAAAGCTTTGTTAGATGAAGCAAAAGCAGCAGGTTTAGCACCATTGCCAAAGGATCAAGCAGGTGTTGAGAAACTTTTAAAAGAAATGGGTGTTAAAGCTAGCAAATTCTCTAAAGAAAAAGTTAATCTTGGTAAAAAGTTATATTTTGAACCAAGACTTTCTAAAAGTGGTTTGATTTCCTGTAATACCTGTCACAATCTAGGTATGGGTGGAGCTGATGGTATAGCAGCTGCTGTGGGTCACAAATGGACAGCAAATCCACATCATTTAAATTCACCAACGGTTTATAATTCAGTACTAAATTCAACTCAATTTTGGGATGGTAGAGCAGGAACTTTAGCAGATCAAGCAAAAGGTCCAATCGAAGCAGAACCTGAAATGGCAACTCCTGCAAAATTAGCAGTAGAAAAAATTTCATCTATGCCAGAGTACGTTAAAGAATTTAAAAAAATCTATGGAAGCAATGGGGTAACTTTTGATAATATTGCAGATGCAATTGCAACATTTGAAAGAACACTTTTAACTCCATCTAAATTTGATAAATTCTTAGAAGGTGATACAAAAGCTTTAAGTAAAAAAGAAAAAGACGGTTTAAAAACTTTCATTGATAAAGGATGTACAGCCTGTCATACTGGAGTAAATTTAGGCGGTAGTATGCAAGCTTTCCAAGTAGCAGCTAAATATAAATTTGCTAACATAGGAGACTTTAAAGGAGATGCTAATGGTTTGGTTAAAACTCCAACATTAAGAAATATAGCTGAAACAGCTCCATACTTTCACAATGGTGCGATTTGGTCTTTACAAGAAGCAATTAAAGAAATGGGTAGTGTTCAACTTGGTATAGAAATTTCTGATAAAGAAGCAGCTTCTATAGAAATTTTCTTAAACGCTTTAACAGGTAAAAAACCAAATATCTCTTATCCTCAGCTCCCAAAAGCAACTGAGAAAACTCCAAAACCAGAGCTTTAA
- a CDS encoding COG3014 family protein, protein MKTKILYSIIITIIGLLFSACANHAKVNNDFEQKLTQKKCSNEFFSQEMKKVDKKDDPVYVGLNAGLIARNCSDYNLSNSFFDKVEESYQVDVDLRNGAQKIIKTATTTLINDSILDYDGSLYERIMVNVYKGLNFMSEGDFNNARVEFKRALLRQDRAKDYFKVQIAKNKADLEKAKKEDPNFNKNFSESSKQINSQYEALFEEFSTSKNFTNPYATYLASIFYYMSKDYTLAKDLFKEIKILNPKNKEINKEWKVINRAHKNKKYIFVVYENGFGVIKDEFKLTLPLILNNTLTTTSIALPTLKKRSQSFEYLSVNDNNTTKLVDLDNVVASEFKFEQPAIVTKAIVSAILKTTVNAAVANNDSTGGILSLASGIITAATTKADVRSWRGLPQSIEVVMVKNTGRVVVKTPNNDELLSKEVDPKKNVLIIVRSFAPYILPNISVIEK, encoded by the coding sequence ATGAAAACAAAAATTTTATATAGTATTATAATTACTATTATAGGTTTGTTATTTAGTGCTTGTGCTAATCATGCAAAAGTTAATAATGATTTTGAACAGAAATTAACCCAAAAAAAATGTTCTAATGAATTTTTCTCTCAAGAAATGAAGAAAGTAGATAAAAAAGATGACCCAGTTTATGTAGGTTTAAATGCAGGCTTAATCGCAAGAAATTGTAGTGATTATAATCTTAGTAATAGTTTTTTTGACAAAGTAGAAGAATCATATCAGGTTGATGTGGATTTAAGAAATGGTGCTCAAAAAATTATTAAAACAGCTACAACTACATTGATAAATGATTCTATATTGGATTATGATGGTTCTTTATATGAAAGAATTATGGTTAATGTATACAAGGGTTTAAATTTTATGAGTGAAGGTGATTTTAATAATGCAAGAGTAGAATTTAAAAGAGCATTACTGCGTCAAGATAGAGCAAAAGATTATTTTAAAGTCCAAATTGCTAAAAATAAGGCAGATTTGGAAAAAGCTAAAAAAGAAGATCCAAATTTTAATAAAAATTTCAGTGAATCATCAAAACAAATAAATTCTCAATATGAAGCATTATTTGAAGAATTTTCAACAAGTAAGAATTTTACCAATCCTTATGCGACTTATTTAGCTTCTATTTTTTATTATATGAGTAAGGATTATACCTTAGCCAAAGACTTATTTAAAGAAATTAAAATTTTAAATCCTAAAAATAAAGAAATTAATAAAGAATGGAAGGTAATAAATCGTGCTCATAAAAATAAAAAATATATTTTTGTCGTATATGAAAATGGATTTGGTGTGATAAAAGATGAATTTAAATTGACCTTACCTTTAATTTTAAATAATACGCTTACTACAACTTCTATTGCGTTGCCTACTTTGAAAAAAAGAAGCCAATCTTTTGAATATCTTAGTGTAAATGATAATAATACTACAAAATTAGTTGATTTAGATAATGTAGTTGCAAGTGAATTTAAATTTGAACAACCAGCAATAGTTACAAAAGCAATAGTATCGGCTATTTTAAAAACTACCGTTAACGCAGCAGTAGCAAATAATGATTCAACGGGAGGAATTTTAAGTCTTGCTAGTGGTATTATAACCGCAGCAACAACTAAAGCTGATGTTAGATCTTGGAGGGGTTTGCCACAAAGCATTGAGGTGGTTATGGTTAAAAACACTGGCAGGGTAGTAGTTAAAACACCCAATAATGATGAGTTGCTTTCTAAAGAAGTAGACCCAAAAAAGAATGTGCTAATAATTGTTCGTTCTTTTGCACCTTATATTTTGCCAAATATTAGTGTAATAGAAAAATGA
- a CDS encoding putative periplasmic lipoprotein: MKKIVFLLLSCIVLFAQEIKPIKHTNIKSVNERINNAGLLEVQIVFYSFIDKKLSYKIEWFDKDGFAVKNTIDKNYKNIRLLARQDYIVQNIATNKQAKKYKIYIK, translated from the coding sequence ATGAAAAAGATAGTTTTTTTACTTTTGAGTTGTATTGTTTTATTTGCACAAGAAATAAAGCCAATCAAACATACAAATATTAAAAGCGTTAATGAAAGAATAAATAATGCAGGATTATTAGAAGTGCAGATTGTTTTTTATAGTTTTATAGACAAAAAACTTTCTTATAAAATAGAATGGTTTGATAAAGATGGTTTTGCAGTGAAAAATACCATTGATAAAAATTACAAAAATATTAGATTATTGGCTAGGCAAGACTATATTGTACAAAATATAGCTACCAATAAGCAAGCAAAAAAATATAAAATATATATTAAATAA
- the lpoB gene encoding penicillin-binding protein activator LpoB, with translation MKKIKILTNIIAIGVLFSACTQQPTYVDGTAAKVKQGDSLSMALTGEDFDNTAKEMLNSLFNSGYVVNKIGNSGKAIVAVYDVVNNTALRIDTRNLTDLMVEELINSGKFAASATQGSDSATQNNMDELISDKDDDRYDKATVSKNYTQISASLTLQGRIDQQNIKLNNGKTQVEYFFVMKLAEKVSGLVVWQKTNRINKLGSSKTVSW, from the coding sequence ATGAAAAAAATTAAAATTTTAACAAACATTATAGCTATAGGTGTTTTATTTAGTGCTTGTACTCAACAGCCTACTTATGTAGATGGGACTGCGGCTAAAGTAAAACAAGGTGATTCTTTAAGTATGGCTTTAACTGGGGAAGATTTTGACAATACTGCTAAAGAAATGCTAAATAGTTTGTTTAACTCAGGGTATGTTGTAAATAAAATAGGAAATTCTGGTAAGGCTATAGTTGCAGTTTACGATGTGGTAAATAACACTGCTTTAAGAATTGATACTAGAAATTTAACAGATTTAATGGTGGAAGAACTTATAAATTCTGGTAAATTTGCAGCTTCAGCTACTCAAGGAAGTGATAGTGCTACTCAAAATAATATGGATGAGCTTATAAGTGATAAAGATGATGATAGATACGATAAAGCTACAGTTTCAAAAAACTATACCCAAATTAGTGCATCGCTTACTTTGCAAGGTAGAATTGATCAACAAAATATAAAGTTAAATAATGGAAAAACTCAAGTTGAGTATTTTTTTGTAATGAAATTAGCTGAGAAAGTTAGCGGTTTAGTAGTGTGGCAAAAAACTAATAGAATTAACAAGCTTGGGTCTAGTAAAACTGTCAGTTGGTAA
- a CDS encoding DUF6844 domain-containing protein — MKKIFIVGYLAVVSFLYAQATPQVEITQEDIKTQNEISDASTKDITPKSVDDFFEEFADNFGIEYGITKDGKTFYVGKSVVALSNSDPQFAQALQNAYQKAMLNLQAEFIKDAFGRIAVSKIQSYEADNSTNAKEFEELPKGSVVSQIFDKLAQLSGAKLDKALKDLGINVEGLTEERKKTLLKEEFLNKTITSAVGSMSGLIPVQTIITQRRGQYDIGVIAVVSNKTRQLAKDMALARKSNIKGKGKNISEYLPKEEKGFLNEYGIRLVYDEKGLPVILSYGNWGYIADANNAKKTNILEDRAKDTASTMADAAIVEFINTNLSLKDEKTTGESYEEIIKQSLNINDNTTQEQIQNFTNIIEKINTKIKASASGKIKGIKTLKKWSYTSENGIEHVGVVRFYSYDNVANINEALKSNSNTNTPKTESKKSSNIQRSSNIVNDIDDF, encoded by the coding sequence ATGAAAAAAATATTTATTGTAGGTTATTTGGCTGTAGTAAGTTTTCTTTATGCACAAGCAACGCCACAAGTAGAAATTACCCAAGAAGATATTAAAACTCAAAATGAAATATCAGATGCTAGTACTAAAGATATTACTCCTAAATCAGTAGATGACTTTTTTGAAGAATTTGCAGATAATTTTGGTATAGAATATGGTATAACAAAAGATGGAAAAACTTTTTATGTTGGAAAAAGTGTAGTTGCACTAAGTAATAGCGATCCACAATTTGCTCAAGCTTTACAAAATGCTTATCAAAAAGCTATGTTAAATTTGCAGGCTGAATTTATAAAAGATGCTTTTGGAAGAATAGCGGTGAGTAAAATTCAAAGTTATGAAGCTGATAATTCTACAAATGCAAAAGAATTTGAAGAACTTCCAAAAGGAAGCGTTGTAAGTCAAATTTTTGATAAACTTGCTCAATTAAGCGGAGCAAAATTAGACAAGGCTTTAAAAGATTTAGGTATCAATGTAGAAGGTTTAACAGAGGAAAGAAAAAAGACTTTATTAAAAGAAGAATTTCTCAATAAAACTATCACAAGTGCAGTTGGTTCAATGAGTGGTTTGATTCCTGTTCAAACTATAATTACACAAAGAAGAGGACAATATGATATAGGTGTAATTGCTGTCGTATCAAATAAAACACGTCAACTTGCAAAAGACATGGCATTAGCAAGAAAAAGTAATATAAAAGGTAAAGGCAAAAATATAAGTGAGTATTTACCAAAAGAAGAAAAAGGTTTTCTCAATGAATATGGTATACGCTTGGTTTATGATGAAAAAGGCTTACCTGTCATTTTAAGCTATGGGAATTGGGGCTATATAGCCGATGCTAATAATGCTAAAAAAACAAATATATTAGAAGATAGGGCAAAAGATACAGCTTCAACTATGGCTGATGCTGCTATTGTAGAATTTATTAATACAAATTTAAGCTTAAAAGATGAAAAAACTACAGGTGAAAGTTATGAAGAAATTATCAAGCAAAGCTTAAATATCAATGATAATACTACTCAAGAGCAAATTCAAAATTTTACAAATATTATAGAAAAAATCAATACAAAAATAAAAGCAAGTGCTAGCGGGAAAATCAAAGGTATAAAAACGCTTAAAAAATGGAGCTATACAAGCGAAAATGGTATAGAGCATGTGGGCGTCGTAAGATTTTATTCTTATGATAATGTAGCTAATATTAATGAAGCTTTAAAATCAAATTCAAACACAAACACTCCAAAAACTGAGTCTAAAAAGTCTTCTAATATACAAAGAAGTTCTAATATTGTCAATGATATAGATGATTTTTAG
- the rplU gene encoding 50S ribosomal protein L21, with translation MYAIIKHSGKQYRVSQGDELKLDRFEAEVKSSVEVSEVLAVCDKELKVGAPFVAGAKVVLEVVAHGKDKKVVIYKKRRRKDSKLKRGFRRQFTRVRVVDIKA, from the coding sequence ATGTATGCTATTATAAAACACAGCGGAAAGCAATATAGAGTAAGCCAAGGTGATGAGCTTAAACTAGATCGTTTTGAAGCTGAAGTAAAATCAAGTGTAGAAGTAAGCGAAGTTCTTGCTGTATGCGATAAAGAATTAAAGGTAGGTGCGCCTTTTGTTGCGGGTGCAAAAGTTGTTTTAGAAGTGGTTGCTCATGGAAAAGACAAAAAAGTTGTGATTTATAAAAAAAGACGCAGAAAAGACTCTAAGCTAAAACGCGGTTTTAGAAGACAATTTACTCGCGTTAGAGTAGTAGATATTAAAGCATAA
- the rpmA gene encoding 50S ribosomal protein L27: MAHKKGQGSTQNNRDSIGRRLGVKKFGGEFVRAGNIIIRQRGTATHAGNNVGMGKDHTIFALIDGFVKFERKDKNRKKVSVYPA, translated from the coding sequence ATGGCACACAAGAAAGGTCAAGGTTCAACTCAGAATAATCGTGATTCTATAGGTCGTCGTCTAGGTGTTAAAAAATTTGGTGGAGAATTTGTTCGTGCTGGTAACATCATCATTCGCCAAAGAGGAACAGCAACTCATGCAGGTAATAATGTAGGCATGGGAAAAGATCATACAATTTTTGCTTTAATTGATGGTTTTGTAAAATTTGAAAGAAAAGATAAAAATAGAAAAAAAGTTTCTGTTTATCCTGCATAA
- the obgE gene encoding GTPase ObgE → MFIDNVKLVLSSGDGGKGAVSFRREKHIPLGGPDGGDGGNGGDVYFICDNNTHTLVHFKGKKELKAQNGQPGLGRNKNGKRGENLELIVPQGTQVIDAQSGEVLLDMLVEGQKELFLKGGKGGLGNTHFKNSTNQRPDYAQLGVAGKTLSVRLELKLIADVGLVGFPNVGKSTLISVVSNAKPEIANYEFTTLTPKLGMVEVDDYNSFVMADIPGIIEGASDGKGLGLEFLRHIERTSFLLFVLDPLREMSLKEQFCILRKELEKFSSKLYARNFGIMLSKSDSVNLGEEFAQKMEDDYNELKAYLQGQNNPQSFLIKVSSLEKTGLKELKFMLLEEIEKLRKNEK, encoded by the coding sequence ATGTTTATAGATAATGTAAAATTAGTTTTAAGTTCAGGTGATGGCGGAAAGGGTGCAGTAAGTTTTCGCCGTGAAAAACATATCCCACTTGGTGGGCCTGATGGTGGTGATGGCGGAAATGGAGGTGATGTGTATTTTATCTGCGATAATAATACTCATACCTTAGTTCATTTTAAAGGTAAAAAAGAGCTTAAGGCTCAAAATGGCCAACCAGGTTTAGGGCGAAATAAAAATGGTAAAAGAGGGGAAAATTTAGAATTAATTGTTCCGCAAGGAACCCAAGTAATTGATGCACAAAGCGGAGAAGTTTTGCTTGATATGCTTGTTGAAGGTCAAAAAGAATTATTTTTAAAAGGTGGTAAAGGTGGTCTTGGCAATACTCACTTTAAAAACTCCACTAATCAACGCCCAGATTATGCTCAACTAGGTGTTGCAGGAAAAACTTTAAGTGTGCGTTTAGAATTAAAACTCATAGCAGATGTAGGGCTTGTTGGCTTTCCAAATGTAGGAAAATCCACTCTTATAAGTGTAGTATCTAATGCAAAACCTGAAATAGCTAATTACGAATTTACCACTCTAACCCCAAAGCTTGGTATGGTTGAGGTAGATGATTATAACTCTTTTGTAATGGCGGATATTCCAGGTATTATAGAAGGTGCAAGTGATGGAAAAGGTTTGGGACTTGAATTTTTAAGACACATAGAAAGGACTTCTTTTTTACTTTTTGTGCTTGATCCGTTAAGAGAAATGAGTTTGAAAGAACAATTTTGTATCTTAAGAAAGGAATTGGAAAAATTTTCAAGCAAGCTTTATGCAAGAAATTTTGGAATAATGCTTTCAAAAAGTGATAGTGTAAATTTAGGTGAGGAATTTGCTCAAAAAATGGAAGATGATTATAATGAATTAAAAGCTTATTTGCAAGGTCAAAACAATCCACAAAGTTTTTTGATTAAAGTATCAAGTCTTGAAAAAACTGGGCTTAAAGAGCTTAAATTTATGCTTTTAGAGGAGATTGAAAAATTAAGAAAAAACGAAAAATGA
- a CDS encoding TfoX domain-containing protein: MASSEYFKDFVLEQLRFCESKIVFSARKMFGEYCIYADNKPIFLLCDDVLYIKQFSFLNELLKDNDLGIPYPKAKQWYILDVEDIEILKKVIEKFASKM, from the coding sequence ATGGCAAGTAGCGAATATTTTAAAGATTTTGTTTTAGAGCAACTTAGATTTTGTGAAAGCAAAATTGTTTTTAGTGCAAGAAAGATGTTTGGTGAGTATTGTATTTATGCTGATAATAAGCCTATATTTTTACTTTGCGATGATGTTTTATATATCAAACAATTTTCTTTTTTAAATGAACTTTTAAAAGATAACGATTTAGGCATTCCCTATCCAAAAGCTAAACAATGGTATATTTTAGATGTTGAAGATATTGAAATTCTAAAAAAGGTAATTGAAAAATTTGCAAGTAAAATGTAA
- a CDS encoding DUF6194 family protein → MQVKCKNSLNIDFIQEYIKSNFKGLVYKFTYKEHSFFYNPDRVLKNGVYFCTIKENDGVNDKASNLNREGVFRLSCSLCDQDYQKLFGQKPKKALKGEIVSLNYDFSMLDFIMPHPIYAYMGYICINSPSRKNFEIFKDYLELSYQKAIKTYQKRIKSN, encoded by the coding sequence TTGCAAGTAAAATGTAAAAATAGTTTAAATATAGATTTTATTCAAGAATACATTAAGTCTAATTTTAAAGGCTTAGTATATAAATTTACCTATAAAGAACATAGCTTTTTTTATAATCCCGATAGGGTTTTAAAAAATGGAGTTTATTTTTGTACTATTAAAGAAAATGATGGGGTAAATGATAAAGCTTCGAATTTAAATAGAGAAGGTGTATTTCGTTTAAGTTGCTCTCTTTGTGATCAAGATTACCAAAAGCTTTTTGGTCAAAAACCTAAAAAAGCTTTAAAGGGTGAGATTGTTAGTTTAAATTACGATTTTTCTATGCTTGATTTTATCATGCCTCATCCAATTTATGCTTATATGGGATATATTTGTATTAATAGTCCTTCTAGAAAAAATTTCGAAATTTTTAAAGACTATCTTGAGCTTTCATATCAAAAAGCTATAAAAACTTACCAAAAAAGAATAAAAAGCAATTAA
- the fmt gene encoding methionyl-tRNA formyltransferase, which translates to MKNIIFMGTPSYATCILKELVDKGFNVQALLTQPDKPVGRKQILTPSETKKFVLENNLNIKIFTPKTLKDESIINEIKSLKPDFIVVAAYGKILPKEILDIAPCINLHASLLPKYRGASPIQSAILNADKISGVCTMLMEEGLDSGAILESIECNIEGKNSAEVFTMFSNLAAKLTISTLLNFEKIIPKKQDESLVTYCKKIKKEDGSISLDNANEIYQKFLAFYPWPGIFLENGMKFLDIELVDSEKNQEAGVILQIEKESFLLSCKKGILRIKILQESGKKALDAKTYLNGKRLKLGDSLF; encoded by the coding sequence ATGAAAAATATCATTTTTATGGGAACTCCATCTTATGCAACTTGTATTTTAAAAGAGCTTGTCGATAAAGGATTTAATGTCCAAGCTTTATTAACTCAGCCTGATAAGCCTGTAGGAAGAAAGCAAATTTTAACTCCAAGTGAAACTAAAAAATTTGTTTTAGAAAATAATTTAAATATCAAAATTTTCACTCCAAAAACTTTAAAAGATGAAAGTATAATTAATGAAATAAAAAGCTTAAAACCTGATTTTATAGTTGTTGCTGCTTATGGGAAAATTTTGCCAAAAGAAATTTTAGATATTGCTCCTTGTATAAACTTGCATGCTTCCTTACTTCCTAAATATCGTGGTGCTTCTCCTATACAAAGTGCCATTTTAAACGCGGATAAAATAAGTGGAGTTTGCACAATGCTTATGGAAGAAGGGCTTGATAGTGGTGCAATTTTAGAAAGTATAGAATGTAATATCGAGGGTAAAAATTCAGCAGAAGTTTTTACTATGTTTTCAAATTTAGCAGCCAAACTTACTATTTCTACGCTTTTGAATTTTGAAAAAATTATTCCAAAAAAGCAAGATGAAAGTTTGGTTACGTATTGTAAAAAAATCAAAAAAGAAGATGGGTCGATTAGTTTAGATAATGCAAACGAAATTTATCAAAAATTTTTAGCATTTTATCCTTGGCCTGGAATTTTTTTGGAAAATGGTATGAAATTTTTAGATATAGAATTAGTTGATAGTGAAAAAAATCAAGAAGCAGGTGTTATTTTGCAAATAGAAAAGGAAAGCTTTTTGCTTTCATGTAAAAAAGGCATTTTAAGGATTAAAATTTTACAAGAAAGTGGAAAAAAAGCCTTAGATGCTAAGACTTATTTGAATGGAAAAAGGTTAAAACTTGGAGATAGTTTATTTTGA
- a CDS encoding biotin--[acetyl-CoA-carboxylase] ligase, with amino-acid sequence MEIVYFDELESTQVYLNDKIRNNEIVDNTAICAFNQSSGIGSRDNTWQSKQGNLHVSFCKKIQELPQDLPLASASIYFAFLMKEVLKKKKSKVWIKWPNDFYIDDKKIGGLMSNKINNFLIIGIGINLKYAPFNAEILDIEVDIKELLNEYFIYIDDKILWKNIFSKYMLEFEKSRNFFIHNEGKILSLKDALLYKDGSILIDNKRIYSLR; translated from the coding sequence TTGGAGATAGTTTATTTTGATGAACTTGAATCTACTCAAGTTTATTTGAATGATAAAATTCGAAATAATGAGATTGTAGATAATACTGCTATATGTGCCTTTAACCAAAGTTCTGGTATAGGAAGCAGAGATAACACATGGCAAAGTAAGCAAGGAAATTTACATGTATCTTTTTGCAAAAAAATTCAAGAACTACCACAAGATCTTCCTTTGGCTTCTGCTAGTATATATTTTGCTTTTTTAATGAAAGAAGTATTAAAGAAAAAAAAATCTAAAGTATGGATTAAATGGCCAAACGATTTTTATATAGATGATAAAAAAATTGGTGGTTTGATGAGTAATAAAATTAATAATTTTTTGATTATTGGTATAGGAATCAATCTAAAATATGCCCCATTTAATGCTGAAATTTTAGACATAGAAGTCGATATTAAAGAACTTTTAAATGAATATTTTATTTATATTGATGATAAAATTTTATGGAAGAATATTTTTAGCAAGTATATGTTAGAATTTGAAAAGTCAAGAAATTTTTTTATACATAATGAGGGCAAAATTTTATCATTAAAAGATGCTTTACTGTATAAAGATGGTTCTATATTGATAGATAATAAAAGGATATATAGTTTAAGATGA